The Chryseobacterium indicum genome includes a window with the following:
- a CDS encoding transposase: MRTSKFTDSQILAILKEYESGQTARELSRKYGFHYQTLHDWKKKFGGITSTKELQKIKELESENNRLKKMFANLSLEHEALKDVLSKKW; encoded by the coding sequence ATGAGAACGAGCAAATTTACAGACAGCCAAATTTTGGCAATTTTGAAAGAGTATGAATCAGGGCAGACCGCAAGAGAATTGTCTCGAAAATACGGTTTCCACTACCAAACCTTACACGATTGGAAAAAGAAATTTGGTGGGATAACTTCTACCAAAGAACTACAGAAAATCAAGGAACTGGAATCTGAGAACAATCGTTTGAAGAAGATGTTTGCCAATTTGAGCTTGGAACATGAAGCATTGAAGGACGTTTTGTCAAAAAAGTGGTAA